One Halopelagius inordinatus genomic region harbors:
- a CDS encoding MmgE/PrpD family protein — protein sequence MTSQSPERRLSEFTATLDYADVPEGVRETIVRAFVDTIGVTLAGTVEGAGETTTRSLGVDPDAADAATLLGVESEERPEETALRVGTASHALDYDDLSWALDGHPSVTLVPALLALAAEADADGRDLITAYAAGFEVECAVADPISPAHYEAGWHATSTFGTFGAAAAAANLLDLDAETTERALNVAASMSSGTKRNFGSMTKPLHAGLCSRSGVTAALLARDGLTASRTAISGERGFWDLYGPGEQGTFELGDDWALETEGVHVKAYPCCYFTHTSIAATQALLEEGIAPDDIERIEVRAAGGAGDALTYPNPDSGLEAKFSMEHAVACAAVRDRVDLAAFETPAIEDSAVARLRERVEFEVDEELDYDSHEATVRIVTAEGASERRQVNPPGTHDDPLSADELRAKFGECAERALSLSEADRLYDAVSHLDTVEDATTALAGD from the coding sequence ATGACATCGCAGTCGCCGGAGCGACGACTGAGTGAGTTCACCGCAACGCTCGACTACGCCGACGTGCCCGAGGGGGTTCGAGAGACTATCGTCCGGGCGTTCGTCGATACGATAGGAGTGACGCTCGCCGGAACCGTCGAGGGTGCGGGAGAGACGACCACGCGTTCGCTCGGTGTCGACCCGGACGCCGCCGACGCGGCGACCCTGTTGGGCGTCGAGTCCGAAGAACGACCGGAAGAGACCGCGCTTCGCGTCGGAACGGCCAGTCACGCCCTCGACTACGACGACCTGTCGTGGGCGCTCGACGGCCACCCGAGCGTGACGCTAGTTCCCGCGTTGTTGGCACTCGCTGCCGAGGCCGACGCCGACGGACGGGACCTGATAACCGCCTACGCCGCCGGGTTCGAAGTCGAGTGCGCCGTCGCCGACCCGATAAGCCCCGCCCACTACGAGGCGGGGTGGCACGCAACCTCGACGTTCGGGACGTTCGGCGCCGCCGCGGCGGCCGCGAACCTGCTCGATCTGGACGCCGAAACCACCGAACGCGCTCTGAACGTCGCCGCCTCGATGTCCTCGGGCACCAAGCGGAACTTCGGGTCGATGACGAAGCCGTTGCACGCGGGTCTGTGCTCTCGGTCCGGCGTCACCGCCGCCCTCCTCGCGCGGGACGGATTGACCGCCTCCCGGACGGCCATAAGCGGCGAGCGCGGTTTCTGGGACCTGTACGGCCCCGGAGAGCAGGGGACCTTCGAACTCGGAGACGACTGGGCGCTCGAAACCGAGGGCGTCCACGTCAAAGCCTACCCCTGCTGTTACTTCACGCACACGAGCATCGCGGCCACGCAGGCACTCCTCGAAGAGGGCATCGCTCCCGACGACATCGAGCGTATCGAGGTTCGGGCGGCCGGCGGCGCGGGCGACGCACTCACCTACCCGAACCCCGACTCGGGACTCGAAGCCAAGTTCTCGATGGAGCACGCCGTCGCCTGCGCGGCCGTCCGCGACAGGGTGGACCTCGCGGCGTTCGAGACACCGGCTATCGAGGACTCCGCGGTGGCCCGCCTCCGCGAACGCGTCGAGTTCGAAGTGGACGAGGAACTCGACTACGACTCCCACGAGGCGACGGTCCGAATAGTCACGGCCGAGGGCGCGTCCGAGCGTCGGCAGGTGAATCCGCCCGGTACCCACGACGACCCGCTCTCTGCGGACGAACTCAGAGCGAAGTTCGGCGAGTGCGCGGAACGCGCGCTTTCCCTGTCGGAGGCGGACCGACTGTACGACGCCGTGTCTCACCTCGACACCGTCGAGGACGCCACCACCGCGCTGGCTGGCGACTGA
- a CDS encoding MaoC family dehydratase, protein MTDEHDANGTEDEHERRLVEGWQGRYYEDFAVGDIYKHPYGRTVTETDNVWFTNLTMNLNPMHFNEAYAAETEFGERLVDGTFVIALAVGMSVIDVSANATANLGYDDIRHHAPVYHGDTIFAESEVLHKRESESRDHVGMVTTELRAYNQDDELVLSLERTPMVLKREFAQPSAAEPTGWPEGIGTQPEELE, encoded by the coding sequence ATGACCGACGAACACGACGCGAACGGCACCGAAGACGAACACGAGAGACGACTGGTCGAAGGCTGGCAGGGCCGCTACTACGAGGACTTCGCAGTCGGCGATATCTACAAACATCCGTACGGGCGGACGGTGACCGAGACGGACAACGTCTGGTTCACGAACCTGACGATGAACCTCAACCCGATGCATTTCAACGAGGCGTACGCCGCCGAGACGGAGTTCGGCGAACGCCTCGTCGACGGCACCTTCGTCATCGCACTCGCGGTGGGGATGAGCGTCATCGACGTCTCCGCGAACGCCACCGCCAACCTCGGCTACGACGATATCCGGCACCACGCGCCGGTGTACCACGGCGACACCATCTTCGCGGAGAGCGAGGTGCTTCACAAACGCGAGAGCGAGTCCCGCGACCACGTCGGTATGGTCACCACCGAACTCCGCGCGTACAACCAAGACGACGAACTCGTCCTCTCGCTGGAACGGACGCCGATGGTGCTGAAACGCGAGTTCGCACAGCCCTCGGCGGCCGAACCGACGGGTTGGCCGGAGGGAATCGGCACGCAACCGGAGGAACTAGAGTAG
- a CDS encoding acyl-CoA dehydrogenase family protein, producing MVRRDTVQLTETQRQVRDSIRDVCDEFDAAYWRECDADAEYPSEFAGRLAEEGWFGALIPEEYGGLGLNTEDVVAMLGEVAASGAGFSGAQSVHGAIYNSVPLVKYGDEAMKEDLLPKVARGEASIQAFGLTEPDAGSDSTSISTYAERDGDEYVVNGEKIWISRVDVSDYLVLMARTTPREDVEKRTRGISMFLVDLEEAFDADSLHLSQIDKTASEIVHSYEMSFDDLRLDESALIGEEGEGFYQMLDGLNEERLVIAAECVGLGELAIEAGAEYAKDREVFGRPIGQNQSIQHPLAEAYARVQAAKQMVYDAASAVERDGDAKAIGARANMSKFLAADAAFDAADAAVQTHGGFGIAREYDVERYFREARLARLVPITQQLVLNFVAENELDLPRSY from the coding sequence ATGGTACGCAGAGATACGGTTCAGTTGACCGAAACGCAGCGACAGGTGCGCGACTCCATCCGCGACGTCTGCGACGAGTTCGACGCGGCGTACTGGCGCGAGTGCGACGCCGACGCCGAGTATCCGAGCGAGTTCGCCGGCAGATTGGCCGAAGAGGGCTGGTTCGGCGCGCTCATCCCCGAGGAGTACGGCGGACTGGGACTGAACACCGAGGACGTCGTCGCGATGTTGGGCGAGGTGGCCGCAAGCGGCGCCGGATTCAGCGGCGCGCAGTCCGTCCACGGCGCGATATACAACTCCGTTCCCCTGGTGAAGTACGGCGACGAGGCGATGAAGGAGGACCTCCTCCCGAAAGTCGCCCGCGGCGAGGCGTCGATTCAGGCGTTCGGGCTCACGGAACCTGACGCGGGGTCTGACTCCACGTCCATCTCCACGTACGCGGAGAGAGACGGCGACGAGTACGTCGTAAACGGAGAGAAGATTTGGATCTCTCGGGTGGACGTGAGCGACTACCTCGTGTTGATGGCCCGAACGACGCCCCGCGAGGACGTCGAAAAGCGGACGCGGGGAATATCGATGTTCCTCGTCGACCTCGAAGAGGCGTTCGACGCGGACAGCCTCCACCTCTCGCAGATAGACAAGACGGCGAGCGAAATCGTCCACTCCTACGAGATGTCGTTCGACGACTTGCGGTTGGACGAGTCCGCACTCATCGGCGAGGAGGGCGAGGGCTTCTACCAGATGCTCGACGGACTGAACGAGGAACGCCTCGTCATCGCCGCGGAGTGCGTCGGACTGGGCGAACTCGCGATCGAGGCGGGCGCGGAGTACGCCAAAGATAGAGAGGTGTTCGGCCGACCCATCGGTCAGAACCAGTCGATTCAACACCCGCTGGCGGAGGCGTACGCGCGAGTCCAAGCGGCCAAACAGATGGTGTACGACGCGGCGAGCGCCGTCGAACGCGACGGCGACGCGAAAGCCATCGGCGCGCGGGCGAACATGTCGAAGTTCCTCGCGGCCGACGCCGCGTTCGACGCCGCCGACGCGGCGGTCCAGACCCACGGCGGGTTCGGCATCGCCCGCGAGTACGACGTAGAGCGGTACTTCCGCGAGGCCCGACTCGCGCGATTGGTGCCGATAACGCAGCAACTCGTCCTCAACTTCGTCGCCGAGAACGAGTTGGACCTCCCGCGTTCGTACTGA
- a CDS encoding DJ-1/PfpI family protein — protein MDIAIVLFDGVDELDAVAPFEVFENAAAEGADLTTTLCTLDGAPTVTASHGLELGSESRLADLSPDLLVVPGGRWNARGETGAWAEAEKGDVPAAIRRLHEAGVTVAGVCTGGMLLARAGLTDGRPATTHRGAVDDLRDSGANVVDARVVDDGDVITAGGVTSGLDLALHVVEREFGADVAGAVAERMEYERQGTVHRGESRTN, from the coding sequence ATGGATATCGCAATCGTCCTCTTCGACGGCGTCGACGAACTCGACGCGGTCGCTCCGTTCGAGGTGTTCGAGAACGCGGCGGCCGAAGGCGCGGACCTGACGACTACCCTCTGTACGCTCGACGGCGCGCCGACGGTGACCGCGAGTCACGGACTCGAACTCGGGTCCGAGTCGCGTCTCGCCGACCTCTCGCCCGACCTCCTCGTCGTCCCCGGCGGCAGGTGGAACGCCCGCGGCGAGACGGGCGCGTGGGCGGAAGCCGAGAAGGGCGACGTACCGGCGGCTATCCGCCGACTGCACGAGGCGGGCGTCACCGTCGCCGGCGTCTGTACCGGCGGGATGCTTCTGGCCCGCGCGGGACTCACGGACGGCCGACCGGCGACGACGCACCGCGGCGCGGTTGACGACTTACGGGACTCGGGTGCGAACGTCGTCGACGCGCGAGTCGTAGACGACGGCGACGTGATAACGGCGGGCGGTGTCACCTCGGGTCTGGACCTCGCACTCCACGTCGTCGAACGCGAGTTCGGCGCGGACGTCGCGGGCGCCGTCGCCGAACGCATGGAGTACGAGCGTCAGGGGACGGTTCACCGCGGTGAGTCGCGAACGAACTGA
- a CDS encoding IclR family transcriptional regulator, giving the protein MNNADEAGKMDTVRSAQTMFDVVECLKTNDGMTVTEVTAELEYAKSTVHRHLRTLETLGYVVRQSDGYHVGLRFFDLGQRARDRQRGYTLARDKVDEIADETAERAQFLVEEHGEAVYLCRSVGERAVMTDPGIGSRIPLHSTAAGKAILAGLPEDRLFEVIEQTDFEPMTDATITDVEVLHGELEEIRDRGYSFNRQENIEGLNAVGVPVRVDGETIGALSVSGPSHRLKGEWFEEELPNLLLGAANELELNIAYS; this is encoded by the coding sequence ATGAACAACGCAGACGAGGCGGGGAAGATGGACACGGTCCGGTCGGCCCAGACCATGTTCGACGTCGTCGAGTGTCTGAAAACGAACGACGGGATGACAGTCACCGAAGTGACGGCGGAGTTAGAGTACGCAAAGAGCACCGTCCACCGGCACCTCCGAACGCTCGAAACGCTGGGGTACGTCGTCCGACAGTCCGACGGATACCACGTCGGACTCCGCTTTTTCGACTTGGGCCAACGGGCGCGTGACCGCCAACGCGGCTACACGCTCGCTCGGGACAAAGTCGACGAGATAGCCGACGAGACGGCCGAACGAGCGCAGTTTCTCGTCGAAGAACACGGCGAGGCGGTGTATCTCTGCCGGTCAGTCGGCGAACGCGCGGTCATGACCGACCCGGGTATCGGAAGCCGAATCCCCCTGCACTCCACGGCGGCGGGGAAAGCCATCCTCGCGGGACTCCCCGAAGATCGGTTGTTCGAAGTAATCGAACAGACGGACTTCGAACCGATGACGGACGCGACGATAACCGACGTAGAGGTCCTGCACGGCGAACTGGAGGAAATCCGCGACAGAGGCTACAGTTTCAACCGACAGGAGAACATCGAGGGACTCAACGCCGTCGGCGTCCCCGTCCGCGTGGACGGCGAGACGATCGGCGCACTCAGCGTCTCGGGACCCTCGCACCGTCTGAAAGGCGAGTGGTTCGAAGAGGAGTTGCCGAACCTCCTCTTGGGTGCCGCCAACGAACTCGAACTGAACATCGCGTACTCGTAG
- a CDS encoding iron-containing alcohol dehydrogenase family protein: MTTDAPQFEFEYSPGKIRCGEGCVAEIGAELARRDLSRAMIVSGSTVGSTPAVMDPVRDGLGDAFVELFSETTPEKYLKTAVDGARVARENDVDTLVAVGGGSSLDTAKTMSALLSHDAPLEETAETAVKSGTVPVASDGQPTPVVAVPTTLAGADLSVIAGVKLTLDPGDAPDRDIPNGSVSDSRLMPSALFYDPNRYRTTPASVLRASAMNGFNKGVEMLYSPYATPVTDGTAVRGLRLLQSGLGTLGDDPMDDERLYETLAGIVSVQYGISTPGRYRASIVHAFGHGFSHDYDAHQGTVHGIVTPHVLRYVFDNADGRRHLLAEAFDIRTGGKTDAEVADAVIDAVVGVRDSLELPTRLREIDGLERGHLPGVAREIRDDGLVDVAPSGVDPTAEEIVEVLERAW; the protein is encoded by the coding sequence GTGACGACCGACGCACCGCAGTTCGAGTTCGAGTACAGTCCCGGAAAGATACGCTGTGGCGAGGGGTGCGTAGCGGAGATCGGAGCGGAACTCGCTCGGCGGGACCTCTCGCGCGCGATGATCGTCTCCGGTTCGACGGTCGGTTCGACGCCCGCGGTGATGGACCCGGTGCGAGACGGACTCGGCGACGCCTTCGTCGAACTGTTCTCCGAGACGACACCGGAGAAGTATCTGAAGACTGCGGTCGACGGGGCGCGAGTCGCCCGCGAGAACGACGTGGATACGCTCGTCGCCGTCGGCGGCGGCAGCAGTCTCGACACGGCCAAGACGATGAGCGCGCTTCTCTCGCACGACGCGCCGCTCGAAGAGACGGCGGAGACGGCCGTAAAGAGCGGAACCGTCCCCGTCGCCTCCGACGGGCAACCGACGCCCGTGGTGGCCGTTCCGACGACGCTGGCCGGGGCGGATCTCTCGGTCATCGCGGGCGTGAAACTCACGCTCGACCCGGGCGACGCGCCGGACCGAGACATCCCGAACGGATCGGTCAGCGACTCGCGACTCATGCCGTCTGCGCTCTTCTACGACCCCAACCGCTACCGGACGACGCCCGCGTCCGTCCTCAGGGCGTCGGCGATGAACGGCTTCAACAAAGGCGTCGAGATGCTGTACTCGCCGTACGCGACACCCGTCACCGACGGGACGGCCGTTCGCGGCCTCCGCCTTCTCCAGTCCGGACTCGGAACGCTCGGAGACGACCCGATGGACGACGAACGCCTCTACGAGACGCTCGCCGGTATCGTGAGCGTCCAGTACGGTATATCGACGCCCGGACGGTACAGAGCGTCCATCGTTCACGCCTTCGGACACGGCTTCTCGCACGACTACGACGCCCACCAAGGGACGGTCCACGGCATCGTGACGCCGCACGTTCTCCGATACGTCTTCGACAACGCTGACGGTCGAAGGCACCTGTTGGCGGAGGCGTTCGACATCCGAACCGGGGGTAAAACCGACGCCGAGGTGGCCGACGCCGTTATCGACGCCGTCGTCGGCGTGCGCGACTCCCTCGAACTCCCCACCCGCCTTCGGGAGATAGACGGCCTCGAACGGGGCCACCTCCCGGGCGTTGCACGGGAGATTCGCGACGACGGACTCGTGGACGTCGCGCCGTCGGGTGTCGACCCGACGGCAGAAGAGATAGTGGAGGTTCTCGAACGGGCTTGGTGA
- a CDS encoding acetyl-CoA hydrolase/transferase C-terminal domain-containing protein, whose protein sequence is MAEESRTEGDVPLTDAETAAEAVADDATLLVSGFGSVGYPKAVPEALAESGRDLSLTVVSGGSVGEEIDVALIESDSMARRYPFQARPAIREAINDGRVAFGDRHISSLGDEVQYGGLVDTDSAVAVVEAVAVGEDWLVPSTSIGTTPAYVESADRLVVEVNAAQPRSLEAFHDVYRLGTPPNREPIPITDPGERIGSSRVEFDPEKLVAVVETERRDAPYEFRDPTDDDLAIAANLRSFLEAEVERSPLFEESVRLQFGVGSLGNALMGALGDADFGGRDLVYFGEVIQDGLLDLLDEGRLRSASATSLALSTAGQDRLFEDADRYAEDIVLRPGDLSNSPTLIDRFGVVAVNSAVEVDVYGHVNSTNVGGSRIISGVGGSGDFTRNAPLSVVALPSTAAGGDISRIVPMAPHVDHTEHDLDVVVTEQGVADLRGTSPRERASLLVENCAHPDFREDLQAYLDRAAERGGNVPHDLETAFSWER, encoded by the coding sequence GTGGCCGAAGAGAGCCGCACGGAGGGCGACGTTCCGTTGACGGACGCCGAGACGGCCGCAGAGGCGGTCGCCGACGACGCGACGCTTCTCGTCAGCGGGTTCGGAAGCGTCGGCTACCCGAAGGCAGTTCCGGAGGCGTTGGCCGAATCGGGGCGGGACCTCTCGCTGACGGTCGTAAGCGGCGGGAGCGTCGGCGAGGAGATAGACGTCGCCCTCATCGAGTCCGACTCGATGGCTCGCCGATATCCCTTCCAAGCGCGCCCGGCGATTCGCGAGGCGATAAACGACGGCCGCGTCGCGTTCGGGGACCGGCACATCTCGTCGCTCGGCGACGAAGTCCAGTACGGCGGGCTGGTCGATACGGACTCCGCAGTCGCCGTCGTCGAAGCCGTCGCAGTCGGTGAGGACTGGCTGGTCCCCTCGACGTCCATCGGGACGACGCCCGCGTACGTCGAGAGCGCGGACCGACTCGTCGTGGAGGTGAACGCGGCCCAACCGCGGTCGCTCGAAGCGTTCCACGACGTCTACCGGTTGGGAACGCCGCCGAACCGCGAGCCGATACCGATAACCGACCCCGGCGAGCGAATCGGGAGTTCGCGCGTCGAGTTCGACCCCGAGAAACTCGTCGCCGTCGTCGAAACCGAGCGTCGAGACGCCCCGTACGAGTTCCGCGACCCGACCGACGACGACCTGGCCATCGCCGCAAACCTCCGGTCGTTTCTGGAGGCCGAAGTCGAACGCTCGCCCCTCTTCGAGGAGTCGGTCCGCCTGCAGTTCGGCGTCGGCAGTCTCGGAAACGCCCTGATGGGCGCTCTCGGCGACGCCGACTTCGGGGGGCGCGACCTCGTCTACTTCGGCGAGGTGATTCAGGACGGGCTGTTGGACCTGCTCGACGAGGGAAGACTGCGCTCTGCGAGTGCCACGTCGCTCGCACTCTCGACTGCGGGACAGGACCGCCTCTTCGAGGACGCAGACCGGTACGCCGAGGACATCGTCCTCCGCCCCGGGGACCTCTCGAACAGTCCGACGCTGATAGACCGCTTCGGTGTCGTTGCGGTCAACAGCGCCGTCGAGGTGGACGTCTACGGGCACGTCAACTCGACGAACGTGGGCGGGTCGCGCATCATAAGCGGCGTCGGCGGGAGCGGAGACTTCACGCGCAACGCACCGCTCTCTGTCGTCGCACTCCCCTCGACTGCCGCCGGCGGCGACATCTCCCGAATCGTCCCGATGGCCCCGCACGTCGACCACACGGAACACGACTTAGACGTCGTCGTCACGGAACAGGGCGTCGCTGACCTCCGCGGCACGTCGCCGCGCGAACGGGCGTCGCTCCTCGTCGAGAACTGCGCGCACCCCGACTTCCGCGAGGACCTCCAGGCGTATCTCGACCGCGCGGCCGAACGGGGCGGTAACGTCCCCCACGATTTGGAGACGGCGTTTTCGTGGGAGCGGTGA